A region from the Thermoplasmatales archaeon genome encodes:
- a CDS encoding prephenate dehydrogenase codes for MRIIVLGSGGRLGRLLSTMFRENGHTVVGIDMDNSDMLEPEIRSSDIVFLAVPVRVAIKVIKNYHSTALLVEMSSVKEPFREFRDGIISIHPLFGPLSVGDPALRNILFISDISVQGTLDMLKDLFPGFNIFPMSAQQHDEMAIQLQVIPYIISILSSRSIQDTIVSTRSKNTLAKLAEVSELQSEIVMRDTIRLNPFSGKAYATIREILADMGGEFLDRDSS; via the coding sequence ATGAGGATCATTGTTCTCGGGTCTGGAGGGAGACTGGGCAGACTGCTCTCAACCATGTTCAGGGAGAATGGCCATACGGTAGTTGGAATAGATATGGATAACAGCGATATGCTTGAACCAGAAATTCGGTCTTCAGACATTGTTTTCCTGGCAGTCCCGGTCCGGGTTGCGATCAAGGTCATTAAAAATTACCATTCAACTGCGCTGCTAGTTGAGATGTCTTCGGTGAAGGAACCATTCAGGGAGTTCAGAGACGGGATTATCAGCATTCATCCACTTTTTGGCCCTCTTTCAGTTGGTGACCCGGCACTAAGGAATATACTCTTCATTTCTGACATTTCAGTGCAGGGTACCCTGGACATGTTGAAGGACCTTTTTCCCGGGTTCAATATTTTCCCTATGAGTGCCCAGCAGCATGATGAAATGGCTATCCAGCTTCAGGTCATCCCGTACATAATCTCAATACTGTCGTCAAGGTCGATCCAGGATACGATAGTGTCAACGCGTTCTAAGAATACGCTTGCAAAACTTGCTGAAGTGTCGGAACTCCAGAGTGAAATCGTAATGCGGGATACAATAAGGCTGAATCCCTTTTCAGGGAAGGCATATGCGACGATCAGGGAAATCCTGGCTGATATGGGAGGTGAATTTCTTGATCGTGATTCCAGCTAG
- a CDS encoding chorismate mutase: protein MVYFIGKEIFPKETIDTLRNELLNNTRDMISLFQERMELAGRILKAKEELKMPVRDRKRELKVIQGLGDISADARSFLNLLFELTILAETRESAGESGKYTPERNVCVNGDREALERMCAMILCSPGSEVFSSCTGENTFLLEASLRGAHIIDGECNTYDVKVCIGKTDNSCNISILDSNAMKIPADIFAKRGSIKTVRVVTE from the coding sequence GTGGTTTACTTTATAGGCAAAGAGATTTTTCCCAAAGAAACGATAGATACACTCAGGAATGAACTGCTGAATAATACAAGGGACATGATTTCCCTTTTTCAGGAACGGATGGAGCTTGCCGGCAGGATATTAAAGGCAAAGGAAGAACTCAAGATGCCGGTGAGAGACAGGAAAAGGGAACTGAAGGTGATCCAGGGCCTTGGAGATATTTCCGCTGATGCAAGAAGTTTCCTGAATCTGCTCTTTGAACTGACCATTCTGGCTGAAACCCGTGAATCGGCCGGAGAATCAGGAAAATACACTCCGGAACGGAACGTCTGTGTGAATGGTGATCGGGAAGCACTCGAACGTATGTGCGCAATGATCTTATGCAGCCCCGGATCGGAAGTTTTCTCGAGCTGCACCGGTGAAAACACCTTCCTGCTTGAGGCATCACTTCGCGGTGCCCATATAATAGACGGTGAGTGCAACACGTACGATGTGAAGGTGTGCATTGGGAAAACGGATAACAGTTGCAATATCAGTATACTGGACAGTAATGCAATGAAAATACCCGCAGATATTTTCGCCAAGCGGGGAAGCATAAAAACGGTCAGGGTGGTGACAGAATGA
- a CDS encoding putative aspartokinase — translation MSPFGNIAVLKFGGSSLSSERGRIYAASHVRDALARQFNPVVVVSAMGRNGDPYSTDTLLSLVSGTSTIPWKDLDLLLSCGEIISAVVFSGILSSSGIRAMPLTGQMAGIVTDSNYGKASIIEIGEERILAAIRNGYVPVISGFQGITREGEVTTLGRGGSDITAMAIASKLGAGYVCLFKDVDGVMTSDPKKSGDAVFMDRISAENLLAMVDSGSTLIHRKALEIAIATGIHFRIRNTFPSWRETIVLPSEAGPARTN, via the coding sequence ATGAGCCCATTTGGAAATATTGCAGTCCTTAAATTCGGCGGTTCATCTCTATCGTCTGAACGGGGCCGAATATACGCAGCATCCCACGTAAGAGATGCTCTTGCGAGGCAATTCAACCCGGTTGTAGTTGTCTCTGCAATGGGGAGAAACGGAGATCCATATTCTACGGACACTCTGCTTTCACTGGTCAGTGGTACATCAACGATCCCCTGGAAAGATCTGGACCTGCTGCTTTCTTGCGGAGAGATCATAAGTGCTGTGGTCTTTTCAGGGATACTGAGCTCATCAGGAATAAGGGCCATGCCTCTGACGGGTCAGATGGCGGGGATAGTCACGGATTCTAATTATGGAAAAGCCTCCATAATTGAGATCGGGGAAGAACGCATACTGGCTGCCATAAGGAATGGATACGTACCCGTAATATCCGGTTTCCAGGGAATAACCCGTGAAGGAGAGGTAACCACTCTCGGAAGGGGAGGCAGCGATATAACGGCAATGGCAATAGCCTCAAAGCTCGGGGCAGGATACGTATGCCTATTCAAGGACGTCGATGGCGTCATGACATCGGACCCGAAAAAATCAGGCGATGCAGTTTTCATGGACAGGATAAGTGCAGAAAATCTCCTGGCAATGGTTGATTCCGGGTCAACGCTTATACACAGAAAAGCCCTAGAAATAGCGATCGCGACTGGAATACACTTCAGGATAAGAAACACTTTTCCCAGTTGGCGTGAAACCATAGTACTCCCCTCAGAAGCTGGTCCAGCCCGGACAAATTAG
- the asd gene encoding Aspartate-semialdehyde dehydrogenase, whose amino-acid sequence MLGLVGISAKDTYNVTILGATGAVGRAMIQTLERRHFPVARLLLLASGKSAGTVLQFSGRDIPVIDAEEADFSGTDIALFSAGADASRSYAGRMVSAGAVVIDNSSAYRMDESVPLVVPEVNPEAVFYNRGIISNPNCSTIQLVVALNPLKQLGIDSVYLSTYQAVSGMGQKGINGLLNAGIEDDIFPLPGKHRHYPMEYNVLPQCDAFTGNGYTLEEIKIVNESRKILSMPDLRISPTAVRVPVIRGHSESVLVRFRNEVKPEHVREILAASPGIIVADDIKNEVFPHPRMAESTGDVYIGRIRQDLSDSRAIWMFVVADNILKGAAWNAVQIAELLAGSRSDGKESIKIPEER is encoded by the coding sequence ATGCTTGGACTTGTGGGCATAAGCGCTAAAGATACATATAATGTCACAATTCTCGGTGCTACAGGTGCTGTCGGAAGGGCAATGATACAGACGCTTGAGCGCCGGCATTTTCCAGTGGCGCGCCTGCTACTGCTCGCGAGTGGTAAATCAGCAGGAACAGTTCTGCAGTTCAGTGGCAGAGACATACCTGTAATAGATGCAGAAGAAGCGGATTTTTCAGGAACTGACATTGCTCTTTTCAGTGCGGGGGCAGATGCGTCAAGATCATACGCAGGACGCATGGTATCGGCAGGTGCCGTGGTCATAGATAACAGCAGCGCTTACAGGATGGATGAAAGCGTTCCACTCGTCGTACCAGAAGTCAATCCGGAAGCTGTCTTCTACAACCGGGGAATTATTTCCAACCCGAACTGCTCGACAATACAGCTTGTTGTTGCCCTGAACCCGCTCAAGCAGCTGGGGATAGACAGCGTATATTTGTCAACGTACCAGGCAGTGAGCGGAATGGGGCAGAAGGGAATAAATGGGCTTCTGAATGCAGGCATAGAAGATGACATCTTTCCACTGCCGGGAAAACACAGGCATTACCCTATGGAGTACAATGTCCTGCCGCAGTGTGATGCGTTCACAGGCAATGGATACACCCTGGAAGAGATAAAAATAGTCAACGAGTCCAGGAAGATACTTTCCATGCCAGACCTGAGAATCAGCCCAACTGCTGTCCGGGTGCCTGTAATTCGAGGGCATTCGGAATCCGTTTTGGTAAGATTCAGGAATGAAGTGAAGCCAGAACATGTAAGAGAAATTCTTGCTGCATCCCCGGGTATAATAGTCGCCGACGACATCAAGAATGAGGTATTCCCGCACCCAAGAATGGCCGAAAGCACTGGGGATGTCTACATAGGCCGTATACGGCAGGATCTATCCGACAGCAGGGCTATCTGGATGTTTGTTGTGGCAGATAACATATTGAAGGGTGCAGCATGGAACGCGGTTCAGATAGCCGAGCTTCTTGCGGGAAGTAGATCTGATGGTAAAGAGAGTATTAAGATCCCGGAGGAACGATGA
- the glyA_2 gene encoding Serine hydroxymethyltransferase, which yields MVSILDYVKQHDAYRDKTLNLQASENIISPDVRTALSSDLNSRYSLIEESTGENAYGGTRYSEEILEATTGLASHVFGAKHAEVRPMGGHIAAIVALLSLTKRKRNIMAIPEKFGGYTGYTQDYLPDILSLHSYDIPFDAETQSVDAEKLEESMVQVQPDVIILGQSFFLRPYDMKFIRKISREYNCHVIYDASHVMGLIAGGAFQPDALENSDILLGSTHKTFFGPQGSIMLTNDDEIYANMEKNLTWRTIDNYHIARVAGLGVALEEMSRHGKEYAGSVIRNSKALGKELSSLGMPVMHSPWYSESHQLHVNPEGLEKFGLDRASLSKRLEKNNIIVDREGRIGTAEMTRMGINETGIVAGLVWDAANGKDVKDQVKELISHKELQYWR from the coding sequence ATGGTTAGCATTCTGGATTATGTAAAGCAACACGATGCCTATAGAGACAAAACACTCAATCTGCAGGCATCCGAGAATATTATCAGCCCGGATGTGAGAACGGCGTTGTCGTCTGACCTCAATTCCCGTTACTCACTGATTGAGGAATCCACCGGAGAGAATGCCTATGGTGGGACAAGGTATTCCGAGGAGATACTTGAAGCCACGACTGGTCTTGCTTCGCATGTCTTCGGGGCAAAGCATGCCGAAGTGCGGCCCATGGGCGGGCACATAGCTGCAATAGTTGCTCTCCTCTCCCTTACAAAAAGGAAGAGGAACATAATGGCCATACCTGAAAAATTCGGCGGATATACCGGATACACGCAGGACTACCTGCCTGATATACTATCCCTTCACAGTTACGACATCCCGTTCGACGCAGAGACGCAGTCAGTTGATGCCGAGAAGCTTGAGGAATCTATGGTCCAGGTGCAGCCAGATGTAATAATCCTCGGGCAGTCATTCTTCCTCAGGCCCTATGACATGAAATTCATCAGGAAAATTTCTAGAGAATACAATTGTCATGTGATTTATGATGCCTCCCATGTTATGGGACTCATTGCCGGTGGAGCATTCCAGCCTGATGCCCTTGAAAACTCTGATATCCTGCTTGGCTCAACACATAAAACTTTCTTCGGGCCGCAGGGTTCCATAATGCTCACCAATGATGATGAGATTTATGCGAACATGGAGAAAAACCTGACCTGGAGGACAATAGACAATTATCATATAGCGAGGGTTGCAGGATTGGGTGTTGCACTGGAAGAGATGTCCAGGCACGGGAAGGAGTATGCGGGGAGCGTGATCAGGAATTCAAAAGCGCTGGGAAAGGAACTCTCCTCACTTGGCATGCCCGTAATGCATTCACCCTGGTACTCTGAATCACACCAGCTTCACGTGAATCCCGAAGGCCTGGAAAAGTTTGGCCTGGACAGGGCATCCCTAAGCAAGAGGCTTGAAAAAAATAATATAATTGTCGACCGGGAAGGGAGAATCGGGACAGCGGAGATGACCAGGATGGGAATAAATGAAACGGGAATTGTTGCCGGTCTGGTGTGGGATGCAGCAAACGGAAAAGATGTAAAAGATCAGGTTAAAGAGTTAATTAGCCATAAAGAGTTGCAATACTGGAGATAA
- the guaB_2 gene encoding Inosine-5'-monophosphate dehydrogenase: MTTETVVLNKDARVSEALSKMNELRIHQIPVVSGNEYLGVISYSEMLRRRSLQLMAKVENFIINTPTTTPSTDILDVVKMLRDSGVNALPVIDKKKLVGIISRLDILRKIESIYDLSGSRNSQIMSDNPIVVEEDETTDVAADHMRDMGESEIPVVDKNGKLSGILRMDSIVAAVKQGKDRVRYGEYIGYSDKVKVAAGSISDSPLSVKLFDPVKESSELMAKHNVHIVPVVDDEQRVVGIVGVSDILDLISPGEEKEGVLIEVSGLTPDDDDLYDITYFLSSKFTTKFAKLSGHNTGKLNIHVIKYKESGGIKYSIRTRLMSGNISMTESSADWNFGKCLSAVFDGYEARIRKEKER; encoded by the coding sequence ATGACAACAGAAACTGTGGTCCTGAACAAGGATGCACGGGTCTCGGAAGCCCTGTCAAAAATGAACGAACTCAGAATTCACCAGATACCGGTTGTGTCCGGGAATGAATACCTTGGTGTCATAAGTTACTCTGAAATGCTCAGGAGAAGAAGCCTTCAGCTGATGGCAAAAGTTGAGAATTTTATCATAAACACCCCTACAACTACGCCTTCCACGGACATACTTGATGTTGTGAAGATGTTAAGGGACTCTGGAGTCAATGCACTCCCGGTCATTGATAAGAAAAAGCTGGTCGGCATTATCTCAAGGCTTGACATACTCAGGAAGATAGAGTCCATATATGATCTCTCAGGGTCGAGAAATTCCCAGATCATGTCCGATAATCCAATAGTTGTGGAGGAAGATGAAACGACTGATGTGGCTGCCGATCACATGAGGGACATGGGGGAATCAGAGATACCTGTGGTGGACAAAAACGGGAAGTTGTCGGGAATCCTCAGGATGGACAGCATAGTTGCTGCGGTCAAGCAGGGGAAGGACAGGGTCAGGTATGGAGAGTACATCGGTTACAGCGACAAGGTGAAGGTGGCTGCCGGATCGATCAGCGACTCCCCGCTGTCGGTGAAACTGTTCGATCCGGTAAAGGAATCCAGCGAGCTGATGGCAAAACACAACGTGCACATAGTACCTGTTGTTGACGATGAACAGCGGGTTGTCGGCATAGTTGGAGTTTCAGACATTCTTGACCTTATCTCCCCTGGTGAAGAGAAGGAGGGTGTTCTGATAGAGGTTAGCGGACTCACACCGGATGATGATGACCTCTACGACATAACCTATTTCTTGAGCAGCAAGTTTACGACAAAATTTGCCAAATTATCGGGTCATAACACCGGAAAACTGAATATACACGTAATAAAGTACAAGGAGTCCGGGGGGATAAAATACTCGATCAGGACACGCCTCATGTCTGGAAACATATCAATGACAGAAAGTTCAGCAGACTGGAACTTTGGTAAATGCCTCTCAGCGGTCTTTGACGGCTATGAGGCAAGGATAAGGAAGGAGAAGGAGAGGTAG
- a CDS encoding protease TldD yields MPGELIDRIVSYTSGISRFSDARFMSVGSKGIAYRNGEFEGMESSETSGYAIRMVNESMAFAYTDSEDWADIKAKIDLLLPKTRRQGKNRISETDPVRASWKVDQKKKIEDMSVEERIEIARGHDRLLDDLGATVRMNFIGDKKILQSYRDSGGTAIDAEISRVSYYYVFGVFENGQFEQSTGQFGSTSGYEYLDSLKLEDRLRSEVKALRENLSAPSLKPGKYDLIVGPEISGIVAHESCGHPTEYDRIIGREGALAGESFLTGKEFPYRVGSDAVSIIDDPTMPMSYGFYEYDDEGIRARKRYLYRKGYTDEFILNRESAAILGVEPNGGGRSSSWNMEPLARMSTTYIEPGDHEIEELFEGVKSGVYMKSFTEWNIDDIRFNEKYVGKESYLVENGQIKGRVRRPTLETNTIKFYSSIDAVARDLEFTAGSCGKGEPMQGVDVWMGGPHARLRDIYLK; encoded by the coding sequence ATGCCGGGAGAACTCATAGACCGGATCGTCAGCTACACCTCCGGAATATCCAGGTTTTCCGATGCAAGGTTCATGAGTGTAGGATCCAAGGGAATTGCCTATCGGAACGGAGAGTTTGAGGGGATGGAATCCTCTGAGACCTCCGGTTATGCAATAAGGATGGTAAATGAATCCATGGCATTTGCGTATACCGATTCAGAAGACTGGGCCGACATAAAGGCAAAGATCGACTTGCTCCTCCCAAAGACGAGAAGACAGGGGAAGAACCGGATAAGTGAGACTGATCCTGTAAGGGCTTCGTGGAAAGTGGATCAGAAGAAAAAGATCGAGGACATGTCGGTTGAGGAGAGGATAGAGATTGCCAGGGGGCATGACAGGCTGCTGGATGATCTCGGTGCAACAGTAAGGATGAATTTCATCGGTGACAAGAAGATACTGCAGTCATACCGTGATTCCGGCGGAACCGCTATCGATGCCGAGATATCAAGGGTGTCTTACTACTATGTGTTCGGAGTTTTTGAAAATGGACAGTTTGAACAGTCAACAGGACAGTTCGGTTCAACATCAGGGTACGAGTACCTTGACTCACTGAAACTAGAGGATAGGCTAAGGTCTGAGGTTAAGGCACTCAGGGAAAACCTGTCCGCTCCATCACTCAAGCCGGGAAAGTATGATCTCATAGTAGGACCTGAGATTTCAGGCATCGTCGCTCACGAATCCTGTGGACATCCGACGGAATATGACCGTATAATCGGACGTGAGGGTGCCCTGGCGGGTGAATCATTTCTCACAGGAAAGGAATTCCCATACAGGGTCGGGTCAGATGCAGTAAGCATAATTGATGATCCCACAATGCCGATGAGTTACGGTTTCTATGAATACGACGATGAGGGGATAAGGGCAAGGAAGAGGTACCTGTACAGGAAAGGCTACACGGACGAATTCATCCTGAACAGGGAAAGCGCAGCTATACTTGGCGTTGAACCAAACGGCGGCGGTCGATCCTCTTCCTGGAACATGGAGCCCCTGGCCCGGATGAGTACCACATATATCGAACCCGGAGACCATGAGATCGAGGAACTTTTTGAGGGCGTAAAGAGTGGAGTGTACATGAAATCCTTCACGGAATGGAACATTGACGACATAAGGTTTAACGAGAAATACGTTGGAAAAGAGTCATACCTGGTGGAAAACGGACAGATTAAGGGGAGGGTAAGGCGGCCAACCCTCGAGACCAACACCATCAAGTTTTACAGTTCAATAGATGCAGTGGCCAGGGACCTCGAGTTTACAGCAGGGAGTTGCGGCAAGGGAGAGCCCATGCAGGGCGTGGACGTATGGATGGGCGGACCGCACGCGAGACTTAGGGATATTTATCTGAAATAG
- a CDS encoding peptidase PmbA, with amino-acid sequence METIDRIYEKLSRMGMDEIVINGVSSDTEQLRFSNNSKDLLNQWYEIEYSVFAARGKRMAEVTLKSENEVDAKLEELRHMIERVPENPSFFGINPKKETYGHVGVGEVADIDLQDLCESAINGATDAGAERSAGFAYLVKFRHTLRTSYNEANYNSGGTELVIRSFLRSSTGQESIHFGPAFRTGSIDAESIGRSAGDMAVSGKDVSQGDEGKFTVLMSPYLIGNIISSSSEFLSYYSVDSAMSCFAGKLGFSVSSDSFTLVDDPLDMSGVGFRPFDDEGTPTRRNAFIEKGVLKKYMQSYSTGKKAGTESTGNAGVIAPSAWQMRIEPGTRSFRDILSEVKDGLFINNTWYTRYQDYRNGVFSTVPRDGVFRVKNGEIVGSVSGIRISDSVPAILKNVAEVSKEIKNTKWWEEIQPSMMPYVRVNGVNISRSF; translated from the coding sequence TTGGAAACCATTGATAGAATATATGAAAAACTCTCAAGAATGGGAATGGACGAAATAGTTATAAACGGTGTTTCAAGCGACACGGAACAGCTGAGGTTCTCCAATAACTCCAAGGATCTTTTGAACCAGTGGTACGAAATTGAATATTCAGTGTTCGCGGCCAGAGGCAAGAGGATGGCTGAAGTTACCCTGAAGAGTGAGAATGAGGTCGACGCCAAGCTTGAAGAACTCAGGCACATGATAGAAAGGGTACCGGAAAACCCGTCATTCTTCGGAATAAATCCAAAGAAGGAGACATATGGTCACGTGGGAGTAGGGGAAGTAGCTGACATTGATCTGCAGGACCTGTGTGAAAGCGCCATAAATGGCGCAACTGACGCTGGAGCTGAGAGGTCTGCCGGATTTGCGTACCTTGTTAAATTCAGGCACACACTCAGGACAAGCTACAATGAGGCAAACTACAACAGCGGAGGAACAGAGCTGGTCATTCGATCCTTCCTGAGAAGCTCCACCGGCCAGGAATCCATTCATTTTGGGCCTGCGTTCAGGACTGGAAGCATTGATGCGGAATCCATAGGCAGGTCTGCAGGGGATATGGCAGTCTCAGGAAAAGATGTCTCTCAGGGTGACGAGGGGAAATTCACTGTACTGATGTCGCCGTACCTTATCGGGAACATAATATCAAGCAGTTCAGAATTCCTATCCTATTATTCCGTAGATTCTGCTATGTCCTGCTTTGCAGGAAAACTTGGGTTCAGCGTATCTTCCGATTCCTTCACACTGGTGGACGATCCTCTCGACATGTCCGGCGTGGGTTTCCGGCCGTTTGACGATGAGGGAACGCCTACCAGGAGAAACGCCTTCATAGAGAAGGGTGTCCTGAAAAAATACATGCAGTCATATTCAACCGGGAAGAAAGCCGGAACAGAAAGCACAGGAAATGCCGGAGTCATTGCACCTTCTGCATGGCAGATGAGGATTGAACCCGGTACAAGGAGTTTCAGGGATATCTTATCAGAAGTGAAGGATGGGCTGTTCATAAACAACACATGGTATACGAGGTACCAGGATTACAGGAATGGTGTATTTTCAACGGTACCACGCGATGGCGTTTTCAGGGTAAAGAACGGGGAGATAGTTGGCAGCGTCAGCGGCATAAGGATAAGTGACTCTGTTCCAGCCATCCTGAAAAACGTGGCGGAAGTATCGAAGGAAATTAAGAACACCAAATGGTGGGAGGAAATCCAGCCATCCATGATGCCGTACGTCCGGGTTAATGGCGTTAACATCTCAAGATCGTTCTGA
- a CDS encoding lineage-specific thermal regulator protein — protein MRNMEPGERKLNRGIIFFIILIMAKDGPIYGSQVANKIFEKTDGTWKPSPGSIYPALKHLEHRGFIQKYDEDGKVMYSLTKKGSVFTSKITERHSERMHMFRMMGRLWTEMMSPDEMTKFIISSTKNVTSYLNENLEKIKASMETPKEYEVFLMSCEIELEKALKLVRNERKELVEI, from the coding sequence ATGAGGAACATGGAACCTGGAGAAAGGAAGTTGAATAGAGGCATCATCTTCTTCATAATTTTGATAATGGCCAAAGATGGTCCCATATACGGCAGCCAGGTGGCCAACAAGATATTCGAGAAGACGGATGGCACATGGAAGCCCAGCCCTGGGTCAATATATCCTGCCCTGAAACATCTGGAACACAGAGGATTCATTCAAAAGTACGATGAGGACGGAAAGGTCATGTACAGCCTGACCAAGAAGGGTTCCGTCTTTACCTCGAAAATCACGGAAAGGCACTCGGAAAGGATGCACATGTTCAGGATGATGGGGCGCCTGTGGACAGAAATGATGAGCCCGGATGAGATGACGAAGTTCATAATCAGTTCCACTAAAAACGTTACTTCATACCTGAATGAAAACCTGGAAAAAATTAAGGCAAGTATGGAAACGCCCAAGGAATACGAAGTATTCCTGATGTCGTGCGAAATTGAGCTGGAAAAGGCTCTCAAGTTAGTCAGGAACGAACGAAAGGAATTGGTTGAAATATAA
- the malK_6 gene encoding Trehalose/maltose import ATP-binding protein MalK, producing MDGTIIETRNLTKIYSGNVKAVSDLNLSIREGEIFGLAGPNGAGKTTTINMLVTRITPTSGTAIVGGFDISRNSIDVRRLIGVVPQDFTADEDLTGRENMLMVSQFYDVPKEKSQETCNFLLKMVNLEEAADRLVRTYSGGMRKRLELIIGLVHEPKILFLDEPTLGLDIQTRTQMWSYVREIQSKLNVTIILTSHYLEEIDELANRVSIIDHGKILITGTPSELKESLKGDVVNISFTDQKGAEKMKTVPDVVEVTESGPNALRIKVINVDESLPRLINFISQNELSILKLSVEKPTLDEVFLEYTGRSIREEEGAKGDAMKMAMNMRRVRKQ from the coding sequence ATGGATGGCACAATAATAGAAACAAGGAATCTGACAAAGATATATAGTGGAAACGTAAAGGCGGTAAGTGATCTGAACCTGTCGATCAGGGAAGGAGAGATCTTTGGCCTTGCAGGTCCAAACGGCGCAGGAAAGACAACAACAATTAATATGCTGGTAACCAGGATAACACCAACCTCTGGAACAGCAATTGTTGGAGGGTTTGACATTTCCAGGAATTCCATTGACGTAAGAAGGCTGATTGGCGTGGTACCGCAGGATTTTACGGCAGATGAGGACCTGACCGGAAGAGAGAACATGCTGATGGTTTCACAGTTCTATGACGTTCCGAAGGAAAAGTCGCAGGAAACCTGCAATTTTCTACTGAAGATGGTAAACCTGGAAGAAGCTGCAGACAGGCTGGTCAGGACATATTCAGGTGGAATGAGAAAGAGGCTTGAGCTTATAATAGGGCTGGTCCATGAACCAAAAATACTTTTCCTAGATGAACCAACTCTGGGACTGGACATACAGACAAGAACTCAAATGTGGAGTTACGTCAGAGAAATCCAGTCAAAACTCAACGTGACGATAATACTAACTTCCCATTACTTGGAAGAAATAGACGAGCTTGCGAACAGGGTATCTATAATCGATCATGGAAAGATATTGATTACGGGAACTCCATCGGAGCTAAAAGAATCCCTGAAGGGTGACGTAGTCAATATTAGCTTTACTGATCAGAAGGGTGCTGAGAAGATGAAAACTGTTCCGGATGTTGTGGAAGTAACTGAATCGGGCCCAAATGCATTAAGAATAAAGGTGATAAATGTGGATGAATCTCTTCCCAGGCTTATAAACTTCATTTCGCAGAACGAGCTCTCGATTTTGAAATTGTCGGTAGAAAAGCCAACCCTTGATGAAGTCTTCCTTGAGTATACGGGCAGATCCATAAGGGAAGAGGAAGGAGCAAAGGGAGATGCAATGAAGATGGCAATGAATATGAGAAGGGTGAGAAAACAATGA
- a CDS encoding daunorubicin resistance ABC transporter membrane protein, whose protein sequence is MSGLWPLTVRELKKWVRNPTFLLTGLIQPIFWIALFGSALDFTKIFAGNLPPGISEATAIATVLDGAPNYITFLIGGVLTTMGLFTAMFAGTQIIFDRRLGPMGRFLSSPIRRSSIVFSKIVSSVIRIMPQVVILIVAALLIPNGLVFAHGFTILDVLVLVTAIILVAFIFSSIFSVIATRMTNMQSIFGIVNLVNLPLMFMSYAMFPPTMMASWLSDIAQYNPVSWSAEAIRTVIINGNLTASQWTSVGWWLGGLAILAAFLLLLTAFLVEKEIRD, encoded by the coding sequence ATGAGCGGACTTTGGCCACTTACGGTGAGGGAACTAAAGAAATGGGTAAGGAACCCGACATTCCTGCTGACCGGACTCATACAGCCTATCTTCTGGATAGCCCTGTTTGGCAGTGCACTTGATTTTACAAAGATATTTGCAGGGAACCTGCCACCGGGCATTTCAGAAGCTACGGCAATTGCTACGGTTCTCGATGGAGCCCCGAACTACATAACATTTCTCATAGGAGGTGTACTTACAACAATGGGCCTCTTCACTGCTATGTTTGCCGGCACACAGATAATATTCGACCGGAGGCTTGGACCAATGGGGAGATTCCTATCCTCGCCCATAAGAAGGAGTTCCATAGTATTCTCCAAGATCGTATCTTCTGTAATAAGAATCATGCCACAGGTGGTAATCCTCATTGTTGCAGCCCTGCTTATACCGAATGGGCTGGTGTTTGCTCATGGCTTTACGATTCTTGATGTGCTGGTTCTTGTAACTGCAATAATCCTTGTAGCATTCATCTTTTCATCCATTTTTTCCGTTATCGCTACAAGAATGACCAACATGCAGTCTATATTTGGCATTGTAAACCTGGTCAACCTGCCGCTAATGTTCATGAGTTACGCGATGTTCCCGCCCACAATGATGGCGTCCTGGCTCTCCGACATTGCACAGTATAACCCGGTTTCATGGTCTGCAGAAGCTATCAGGACGGTCATTATAAACGGAAATCTCACTGCATCACAGTGGACAAGCGTTGGCTGGTGGCTAGGCGGGCTTGCTATCTTGGCTGCGTTTCTGCTGTTGCTGACTGCATTTCTTGTCGAAAAGGAGATAAGGGATTAG